One part of the Pseudopipra pipra isolate bDixPip1 chromosome 3, bDixPip1.hap1, whole genome shotgun sequence genome encodes these proteins:
- the LOC135412310 gene encoding uncharacterized protein LOC135412310 isoform X1 — protein MGTEGSLPIHGAEPGDSWMSDLLLAAAFVSDAQYNRNIPFKTSPEAVRLYYLYNHWMMRTATYFFIFLNLSLAMFEEPAVYPLPFLVTSVLEVLCLLVFLGRLAHFATVTLHSVFWKDTKNICIMVAILLSLTDLAIYGVLRVYGVRSIRWSRIVRPIFLINFAESRQIRRAFRSIRNTLPEITYVFLLFMFSLLMFSLMALKLFGERNLQTAEGLPYFRNYLEIVFDLYVLVTTANSPDVMMPAFDFSSWYALFFIAFVIVNTYIFMSLFLAVVYNNYKKHLKNEIRKLAYMKRRKMIEAFNLLKEEEGEQLVVREARWKQLVKLVAPDISTSHRELLLRISDNEQKGFVDKKSFVQLADLLNIQVVTLKLRSHPLARWVPRVYGSAASRLLRGLVRHRAFVWTYDAIILINAIFIALDEETPYISYAEWVFLALYVTEILLKVYTYEPRAFFGKTQFWNWFDTLIIFAALTATILNATLKSTTKYNSQQILDIVFILRVLRLIRIVDSIQRFRVIMNTLINIVPTMLTFGGLTLVVYCVFAIIGMELFHGKIQFFPADSNAPHALECGNPALKDSLFARGKYCKNNFNDFASSFIVLMELTVVNQWHVFANGFANVTVQPAKLYFIAFHIVMVIIIVNIFVSFILEAFFVEYSLEKSEVETAIEQKIQELGMGVQEDELQDEQLLDNMESDEHELEGEGGTKPQPKGLVFKIASKRYRTVDALLQRMFEAEIPLEDEGPSLEEILNLSPSAAIPGNPNSESAA, from the exons gacctgctgctggcGGCAGCGTTCGTCTCCGACGCGCAGTACAACAGGAATATTCCCTTCAAGACGTCCCCCGAGGCGGTCAG GCTTTATTATCTCTACAACCACTGGATGATGAGAACAGCCACCTACTTCTTCATCTTTCTCAACCTGTCCCTGGCCATGTTTGAAGAGCCTGCTGTGTACCCGCTCCCCTTCCTG GTCACATCCGTGCTGGAGGTGTTGTGCCTGCTGGTGTTCCTCGGCCGCCTGGCACACTTTGCCACGGTCACCCTGCACAGCGTGTTCTGGAAGGACACCAAGAACATCTGCATCATGGTGGCAATCCTG TTATCCCTGACAGACTTGGCCATATATGGGGTCCTCAGGGTGTACGGCGTGAGGAGCATCCGGTGGTCGAGAATTGTGAGGCCCATCTTCCTGATCAACTTTGCGGAGAGTCGCCAG ATCCGGAGAGCCTTCCGCAGCATCCGCAACACGCTGCCAGAGATCACCTACGTCTTCCTGCTCTTCATGTTCAGCCTGCTCATGTTCTCCCTCATGGCCCTGAAGCTCTTTGGAGAGAG GAATCTCCAGACAGCAGAGGGTTTGCCATATTTCAGGAACTACCTGGAAATTGTGTTTGACCTCTACGTGCTGGTGACGACGGCGAACAGCCCGGATGTCAT GATGCCAGCATTTGACTTCAGCTCCTGGTACGCCCTGTTCTTCATCGCCTTCGTCATCGTCAACACCTACATCTTCATGTCTCTCTTCCTGGCTGTGGTGTACAACAACTACAAAAAACACCTCAAG AACGAGATCCGCAAACTCGCCTACATGAAGCGCCGCAAGATGATCGAGGCCTTCAACCTCctgaaggaagaggagggagagcagctggTGGTTCGAGAAGCCCGCTGGAAGCAGCTGGTCAAGCTGGTGGCTCCTGATATCAGCACCTCCCAccgggagctgctgctccgCATCTCGGACAATGAGCAGAAGGGGTTCGTAG ACAAGAAGAGCTTCGTGCAGCTGGCAGACCTGCTCAACATCCAGGTGGTGACGCTGAAGCTGCGCAGCCACCCCCTGGCGCGGTGGGTGCCCCGCGTGTACGGCTCGGCGGCCAGTCGGCTCCTGCGCGGCCTGGTCAGGCACAG ggcctttgtTTGGACTTACGATGCGATCATCCTGATAAACGCCATCTTCATCGCTCTGGATGAGGAGACCCCTTACATCTCCTACGCCGAGTGGGTGTTCCTGGCTCTGTACGTCACCGAGATCCTCCTGAAGGTGTACACCTACGAACCGAGGGCCTTCTTCGGGAAAACCCAGTTCTGGAACTG GTTTGACACTCTCATCATCTTTGCTGCCCTGACTGCAACGATTCTCAATGCCACCCTGAAGTCGA ccACAAAGTACAACAGCCAGCAGATCCTGGACATCGTGTTCATCCTCCGGGTCCTCCGGCTGATCCGGATTGTTGACAGCATTCAGAG GTTCCGGGTCATCATGAACACCCTGATAAACATCGTCCCGACCATGCTGACTTTTGGTGGGCTGACTCTG GTTGTGTACTGTGTGTTTGCTATCATTGGCATGGAGCTATTCCACGGGAAGATCCAGTTCTTCCCTGCCGACTCGAACGCTCCTCACGCCCTGGAGTGCGGGAACCCGGCTCTGAAGGATTCCCTGTTTGCCCGGGGGAAGTACTGCAAGAACAACTTCAACGACTTCGCCTCGTCCTTCATCGTCCTCATGGAGCTCACCGTGGTCAACCAGTGGCACG TCTTTGCCAACGGATTTGCCAACGTGACGGTCCAGCCTGCCAAGCTGTACTTCATTGCCTTCCACATTGTGATGGTGATAATCATTGTCAA CATCTTTGTGTCCTTCATCTTGGAAGCTTTCTTTGTGGAGTACTCCCTGGAGAAGAGCGAAGTGGAAACTGCCATCGAGCAGAAAatccaggagctgggaatgggagtTCAAGA GGATGAGCTCCAGGATGAACAGCTCCTTGATAACATGGAGAGTGACGAGCACGAACTCGAGGGGGAAGGTGGGACGAAGCCACAGCCCAAAGGGCTCGTGTTTAAAATTGCCTCCAAAA GATACAGGACGGTGGATGCTCTGCTCCAGCGCATGTTTGAGGCAGAGATTCCCCTGGAGGACGAAGGCCCTTCCTTGGAAGAGATCCTGAACTTGTCCCCCAGCGCTGCCATTCCCGGGAATCCTAATTCCGAGAGCGCGGCATGA
- the LOC135412310 gene encoding uncharacterized protein LOC135412310 isoform X2, whose protein sequence is MAEPPAQDLLLAAAFVSDAQYNRNIPFKTSPEAVRLYYLYNHWMMRTATYFFIFLNLSLAMFEEPAVYPLPFLVTSVLEVLCLLVFLGRLAHFATVTLHSVFWKDTKNICIMVAILLSLTDLAIYGVLRVYGVRSIRWSRIVRPIFLINFAESRQIRRAFRSIRNTLPEITYVFLLFMFSLLMFSLMALKLFGERNLQTAEGLPYFRNYLEIVFDLYVLVTTANSPDVMMPAFDFSSWYALFFIAFVIVNTYIFMSLFLAVVYNNYKKHLKNEIRKLAYMKRRKMIEAFNLLKEEEGEQLVVREARWKQLVKLVAPDISTSHRELLLRISDNEQKGFVDKKSFVQLADLLNIQVVTLKLRSHPLARWVPRVYGSAASRLLRGLVRHRAFVWTYDAIILINAIFIALDEETPYISYAEWVFLALYVTEILLKVYTYEPRAFFGKTQFWNWFDTLIIFAALTATILNATLKSTTKYNSQQILDIVFILRVLRLIRIVDSIQRFRVIMNTLINIVPTMLTFGGLTLVVYCVFAIIGMELFHGKIQFFPADSNAPHALECGNPALKDSLFARGKYCKNNFNDFASSFIVLMELTVVNQWHVFANGFANVTVQPAKLYFIAFHIVMVIIIVNIFVSFILEAFFVEYSLEKSEVETAIEQKIQELGMGVQEDELQDEQLLDNMESDEHELEGEGGTKPQPKGLVFKIASKRYRTVDALLQRMFEAEIPLEDEGPSLEEILNLSPSAAIPGNPNSESAA, encoded by the exons ATGGCCGAGCCGCCCGCGCAG gacctgctgctggcGGCAGCGTTCGTCTCCGACGCGCAGTACAACAGGAATATTCCCTTCAAGACGTCCCCCGAGGCGGTCAG GCTTTATTATCTCTACAACCACTGGATGATGAGAACAGCCACCTACTTCTTCATCTTTCTCAACCTGTCCCTGGCCATGTTTGAAGAGCCTGCTGTGTACCCGCTCCCCTTCCTG GTCACATCCGTGCTGGAGGTGTTGTGCCTGCTGGTGTTCCTCGGCCGCCTGGCACACTTTGCCACGGTCACCCTGCACAGCGTGTTCTGGAAGGACACCAAGAACATCTGCATCATGGTGGCAATCCTG TTATCCCTGACAGACTTGGCCATATATGGGGTCCTCAGGGTGTACGGCGTGAGGAGCATCCGGTGGTCGAGAATTGTGAGGCCCATCTTCCTGATCAACTTTGCGGAGAGTCGCCAG ATCCGGAGAGCCTTCCGCAGCATCCGCAACACGCTGCCAGAGATCACCTACGTCTTCCTGCTCTTCATGTTCAGCCTGCTCATGTTCTCCCTCATGGCCCTGAAGCTCTTTGGAGAGAG GAATCTCCAGACAGCAGAGGGTTTGCCATATTTCAGGAACTACCTGGAAATTGTGTTTGACCTCTACGTGCTGGTGACGACGGCGAACAGCCCGGATGTCAT GATGCCAGCATTTGACTTCAGCTCCTGGTACGCCCTGTTCTTCATCGCCTTCGTCATCGTCAACACCTACATCTTCATGTCTCTCTTCCTGGCTGTGGTGTACAACAACTACAAAAAACACCTCAAG AACGAGATCCGCAAACTCGCCTACATGAAGCGCCGCAAGATGATCGAGGCCTTCAACCTCctgaaggaagaggagggagagcagctggTGGTTCGAGAAGCCCGCTGGAAGCAGCTGGTCAAGCTGGTGGCTCCTGATATCAGCACCTCCCAccgggagctgctgctccgCATCTCGGACAATGAGCAGAAGGGGTTCGTAG ACAAGAAGAGCTTCGTGCAGCTGGCAGACCTGCTCAACATCCAGGTGGTGACGCTGAAGCTGCGCAGCCACCCCCTGGCGCGGTGGGTGCCCCGCGTGTACGGCTCGGCGGCCAGTCGGCTCCTGCGCGGCCTGGTCAGGCACAG ggcctttgtTTGGACTTACGATGCGATCATCCTGATAAACGCCATCTTCATCGCTCTGGATGAGGAGACCCCTTACATCTCCTACGCCGAGTGGGTGTTCCTGGCTCTGTACGTCACCGAGATCCTCCTGAAGGTGTACACCTACGAACCGAGGGCCTTCTTCGGGAAAACCCAGTTCTGGAACTG GTTTGACACTCTCATCATCTTTGCTGCCCTGACTGCAACGATTCTCAATGCCACCCTGAAGTCGA ccACAAAGTACAACAGCCAGCAGATCCTGGACATCGTGTTCATCCTCCGGGTCCTCCGGCTGATCCGGATTGTTGACAGCATTCAGAG GTTCCGGGTCATCATGAACACCCTGATAAACATCGTCCCGACCATGCTGACTTTTGGTGGGCTGACTCTG GTTGTGTACTGTGTGTTTGCTATCATTGGCATGGAGCTATTCCACGGGAAGATCCAGTTCTTCCCTGCCGACTCGAACGCTCCTCACGCCCTGGAGTGCGGGAACCCGGCTCTGAAGGATTCCCTGTTTGCCCGGGGGAAGTACTGCAAGAACAACTTCAACGACTTCGCCTCGTCCTTCATCGTCCTCATGGAGCTCACCGTGGTCAACCAGTGGCACG TCTTTGCCAACGGATTTGCCAACGTGACGGTCCAGCCTGCCAAGCTGTACTTCATTGCCTTCCACATTGTGATGGTGATAATCATTGTCAA CATCTTTGTGTCCTTCATCTTGGAAGCTTTCTTTGTGGAGTACTCCCTGGAGAAGAGCGAAGTGGAAACTGCCATCGAGCAGAAAatccaggagctgggaatgggagtTCAAGA GGATGAGCTCCAGGATGAACAGCTCCTTGATAACATGGAGAGTGACGAGCACGAACTCGAGGGGGAAGGTGGGACGAAGCCACAGCCCAAAGGGCTCGTGTTTAAAATTGCCTCCAAAA GATACAGGACGGTGGATGCTCTGCTCCAGCGCATGTTTGAGGCAGAGATTCCCCTGGAGGACGAAGGCCCTTCCTTGGAAGAGATCCTGAACTTGTCCCCCAGCGCTGCCATTCCCGGGAATCCTAATTCCGAGAGCGCGGCATGA
- the LOC135412310 gene encoding uncharacterized protein LOC135412310 isoform X3, with amino-acid sequence MVAILLSLTDLAIYGVLRVYGVRSIRWSRIVRPIFLINFAESRQIRRAFRSIRNTLPEITYVFLLFMFSLLMFSLMALKLFGERNLQTAEGLPYFRNYLEIVFDLYVLVTTANSPDVMMPAFDFSSWYALFFIAFVIVNTYIFMSLFLAVVYNNYKKHLKNEIRKLAYMKRRKMIEAFNLLKEEEGEQLVVREARWKQLVKLVAPDISTSHRELLLRISDNEQKGFVDKKSFVQLADLLNIQVVTLKLRSHPLARWVPRVYGSAASRLLRGLVRHRAFVWTYDAIILINAIFIALDEETPYISYAEWVFLALYVTEILLKVYTYEPRAFFGKTQFWNWFDTLIIFAALTATILNATLKSTTKYNSQQILDIVFILRVLRLIRIVDSIQRFRVIMNTLINIVPTMLTFGGLTLVVYCVFAIIGMELFHGKIQFFPADSNAPHALECGNPALKDSLFARGKYCKNNFNDFASSFIVLMELTVVNQWHVFANGFANVTVQPAKLYFIAFHIVMVIIIVNIFVSFILEAFFVEYSLEKSEVETAIEQKIQELGMGVQEDELQDEQLLDNMESDEHELEGEGGTKPQPKGLVFKIASKRYRTVDALLQRMFEAEIPLEDEGPSLEEILNLSPSAAIPGNPNSESAA; translated from the exons ATGGTGGCAATCCTG TTATCCCTGACAGACTTGGCCATATATGGGGTCCTCAGGGTGTACGGCGTGAGGAGCATCCGGTGGTCGAGAATTGTGAGGCCCATCTTCCTGATCAACTTTGCGGAGAGTCGCCAG ATCCGGAGAGCCTTCCGCAGCATCCGCAACACGCTGCCAGAGATCACCTACGTCTTCCTGCTCTTCATGTTCAGCCTGCTCATGTTCTCCCTCATGGCCCTGAAGCTCTTTGGAGAGAG GAATCTCCAGACAGCAGAGGGTTTGCCATATTTCAGGAACTACCTGGAAATTGTGTTTGACCTCTACGTGCTGGTGACGACGGCGAACAGCCCGGATGTCAT GATGCCAGCATTTGACTTCAGCTCCTGGTACGCCCTGTTCTTCATCGCCTTCGTCATCGTCAACACCTACATCTTCATGTCTCTCTTCCTGGCTGTGGTGTACAACAACTACAAAAAACACCTCAAG AACGAGATCCGCAAACTCGCCTACATGAAGCGCCGCAAGATGATCGAGGCCTTCAACCTCctgaaggaagaggagggagagcagctggTGGTTCGAGAAGCCCGCTGGAAGCAGCTGGTCAAGCTGGTGGCTCCTGATATCAGCACCTCCCAccgggagctgctgctccgCATCTCGGACAATGAGCAGAAGGGGTTCGTAG ACAAGAAGAGCTTCGTGCAGCTGGCAGACCTGCTCAACATCCAGGTGGTGACGCTGAAGCTGCGCAGCCACCCCCTGGCGCGGTGGGTGCCCCGCGTGTACGGCTCGGCGGCCAGTCGGCTCCTGCGCGGCCTGGTCAGGCACAG ggcctttgtTTGGACTTACGATGCGATCATCCTGATAAACGCCATCTTCATCGCTCTGGATGAGGAGACCCCTTACATCTCCTACGCCGAGTGGGTGTTCCTGGCTCTGTACGTCACCGAGATCCTCCTGAAGGTGTACACCTACGAACCGAGGGCCTTCTTCGGGAAAACCCAGTTCTGGAACTG GTTTGACACTCTCATCATCTTTGCTGCCCTGACTGCAACGATTCTCAATGCCACCCTGAAGTCGA ccACAAAGTACAACAGCCAGCAGATCCTGGACATCGTGTTCATCCTCCGGGTCCTCCGGCTGATCCGGATTGTTGACAGCATTCAGAG GTTCCGGGTCATCATGAACACCCTGATAAACATCGTCCCGACCATGCTGACTTTTGGTGGGCTGACTCTG GTTGTGTACTGTGTGTTTGCTATCATTGGCATGGAGCTATTCCACGGGAAGATCCAGTTCTTCCCTGCCGACTCGAACGCTCCTCACGCCCTGGAGTGCGGGAACCCGGCTCTGAAGGATTCCCTGTTTGCCCGGGGGAAGTACTGCAAGAACAACTTCAACGACTTCGCCTCGTCCTTCATCGTCCTCATGGAGCTCACCGTGGTCAACCAGTGGCACG TCTTTGCCAACGGATTTGCCAACGTGACGGTCCAGCCTGCCAAGCTGTACTTCATTGCCTTCCACATTGTGATGGTGATAATCATTGTCAA CATCTTTGTGTCCTTCATCTTGGAAGCTTTCTTTGTGGAGTACTCCCTGGAGAAGAGCGAAGTGGAAACTGCCATCGAGCAGAAAatccaggagctgggaatgggagtTCAAGA GGATGAGCTCCAGGATGAACAGCTCCTTGATAACATGGAGAGTGACGAGCACGAACTCGAGGGGGAAGGTGGGACGAAGCCACAGCCCAAAGGGCTCGTGTTTAAAATTGCCTCCAAAA GATACAGGACGGTGGATGCTCTGCTCCAGCGCATGTTTGAGGCAGAGATTCCCCTGGAGGACGAAGGCCCTTCCTTGGAAGAGATCCTGAACTTGTCCCCCAGCGCTGCCATTCCCGGGAATCCTAATTCCGAGAGCGCGGCATGA
- the MTLN gene encoding mitoregulin, with product MVLEALRPRAVRWALLAAFAAGVAVGWQAGRLRRRFLRWRQRYLQRRLAAAQEKLDAA from the coding sequence ATGGTGCTGGAGGCGCTGCGGCCCCGGGCCGTGCGCTGGGCGCTGCTCGCCGCCTTCGCGGCCGGCGTGGCCGTGGGCTGGCAGGCGGGACGGCTCCGCCGCCGCTTCCTCCGCTGGAGGCAGCGCTACCTCCAGCGCCGCCTCGCCGCTGCCCAGGAAAAGCTGGACGCGGCCTGA